The Deltaproteobacteria bacterium genomic sequence TCCAGGGTTCTGTTGCTGTTGGTATCTTCCCTCATGTTGCCATAGCTGTCCACAAAGAGAGCGTGAACCTCTCCCACCCAGGCGACCTCTTTGGTCTCGGCGTTGTTGCAATTTGAGTCGTTGTAGTAAGGGTAGAAGATTGACTGGTATACAGCACCTTCGCCAGCCCGGGTGTTGGAGATTACTGAGGCCGCGGTTCCTGAACTTGCCCTCTTGAGAATATCAGTGAATGCCTTGCTGAGGCCGTCCACCAGTTTCTTGGGTTCAGTAGCCAGCACATAATTGTCAGGCTCACCGTCGCCGTTGGCATCCCACTCTGATGCTAAATTAGGTTCATAAGCATTGCCGTCGCTGTTGGTATCGTTGAAATCCTGCTCCACAAAGCCGCCATATTTTCCCGTCAGCCAGAGCATGTTCATTTGACCGGTGAGTGGAGTGGCATTGTACTCCTGGGTGTCGATCATAAAAGTTGTTACCGTCTGCCTGTTCTGCAGGAGTGGCCGGATATCCTGGGTATTGGCATAATACGCCAGGCCTGCCACGTAGTATGAATTCTCCTTCGGGGGATATGGGCAGGTGCCCATGATTTCCCCGAGTCCGGGTATGATCTTGTCAGTGGAACTCATATCACAGTCCGCTGCGGTGCAGCCCACGCACTGACTGGTGCCGGTCAGCCCTTCCAGGTCGCCCACGGTGTTGGTAAGGTTTGTGACATTTATATCGGGGTCAGCGTTGGACGGTTCACCCCAGTCATAGCCCGAACCGCTATCATTCAGGTTTCTGCCATTGAAGGTAGAGTTGGTAAAAAAGGTGCCGGGCAGCTGCTTGTCATTCCAGGGGTTGGCATCGTTTATGCCCACTATATAGTTTTTCTGACACCAGTATTGAATGGGATCTTCCCACACGGTGACTACAGGGAAGCCATCCTTGGCTCCTGCAGGCATTGGCTGAATACCGGCAGCGCTTAGGTCGCCGTCGATATACTCTGGAGTAGGCCCTCGATTTTTATAATAATTCAGACACTCGTAGAAAAGCTCCCCCACAGGATCGTAGGATTTGTAGCCATTGGCGCCGAACTTGTTGAGGTAGTTGATAACGCCGCTCTGACCCTCCGGTGCACCTTCTGGGTTGGCAATGAATATGCCATCAGTACCATACTCCTTTTTGGTGTTGGCTGTACCGTCAGGTAGAGTAGGGCCCACATATTTCATATTTGCCCTGAGTACGCCACCATCTCTGGCGTGCGTATTATCTAGAGCATAGCCCATCAGGGCAAAGCGCATCTTGCTGGCATTTCTCTGGATCAATCCTTCCGGTTTGTAGTAGCCGCCATAATCTACACAGTTCTCTTCAAGGCCCTGGGACGGATCGCACACCTTTACCCTGACATTTAGATTCTGGGCCAGATTGTGGGAATCCATGTGGCTGGCACCGTTACGTTCAGTGCCCACATCAAACTGGTAGCCGTGATTGTAAATGAAAATCTCACTGCTGGAAAAGGGAGTGACTGTGCTCGGATCAACATTATCAGAAGAACTCAGGTACTTTATGGGATACCAGCTGTGGCCATAACTGAGCCCCATGTTTGCTCTTTGCAGGACGGTTTCACTGGTATTGTCAACCACTCGATTTCCTCCGGTGAGGGCCCAGCGAAATTCATCGATAGCAGTCATGGTAGCCCAGTTGAGAAAATTCCCTGACCATTTGCTGCTGCACTCGTGGTGGGTGTTGATCACCAGGCCATCGGGTACGAAGCGTCCTGCGGAATAGGTGTAGCATTTGTTGGGATCAAATATGCCAACATACTCTTTATCCCTGAAGTAGCATATGCCAACGCTGCCGCCGTCCCGGTCCACCCTGCCGCCGCAATCAAGGGCGTCTGTGGTATCACCGTCGCCGTTGGCGTCATTAGGTTGATCATTATAGGCAGCGCCCTGCATGGGAGTCTCAATAGAGAGGTTGAGAAGGACGTTGGCATCCGCCCCTCGCAAAACGAAAGGCGGCGTAGCGCTATAGTCAGACATGGAAGCAAAGCATGGTACAGTGAGTGCAGACATGGCCGCCAGAGCGAGGAGTGCTATAAAGAGGCCACTTTTTTTCATGGTGAGTTCCTTCCTGTTACGCTTCTGTAACTAAAAGTAGTAGTTGCTACTGAAGCAGCTTCAATACTTCAACTTTGCGGACAGCGCCATTCTCGAGGGTAACTCGCGCCCTGTCCACATAGCCCACATCCGCCAGAGTTTTACAGTCAATCTGGTAGATTTCTGTGCCTTGCACCACCCAACACTCTGTGACAAAGCCATAGAGCGAAGCCTTTTCGCCGTCTACCAGTTCATAATGCTGACCACTCATGCTGATGTTCGTGGAGTCGAAAAGCTCAATTATGCCTTCCAGCGCTGCACCGTCTGCTGAGGACAACAGGAGCAGAGAGAAAGCTAACCAGAATAGCCAGACTGAAATGATCTTTCTCATTATTGTTCTCCTCTCGAGTAGAGGTTGGGCGTAAGGGCGCTGCGGGAGCGATTCCTGCCCTTTGAACACATATCGGTACTCACATAACGTGACGCCACTGGAGGTTTATTCTAGCTTCGCTGTTGCGGAGGCCCCTGTACTGTGATCTGATGTTGTAGATCAACCAGGCGCCGCCGCTGCCTGCTCCTTTGCCTTTGCCCTCGTAGCCGGCTGCCAGTTGCACGGCGCTGCCAGTGGAGAGCTGGGGGTTGCCTCTGAACTTGAGGTTGGTGTGTGGGGTTGTTGTGCTGGCAGTTCTGGGCAGGAAGGCATCGCGGTTGCCGTCACTGGGAATAGGATCTGGAGTATCTGTGGGTTGATTCAGGTAGAAGTCACCGTTGGTGACCCGGATGTTGCCATGGTCAGAGTCATCGAGCCAGTCTCTTTCTTCAATACTCTGCTCGAGGAGTTCACTGCCCACTTCAGTAGCAGCGTCAGCATTGTAGAAGGCTGTTTTGTACATTTTGTCATTGCTGGACAGCTGGATTTCAATGGTGGAGGTGTTGGTTGCCGCGATGCCGAGCAGGGTGAGCACCACCAGCATGAGCAGGGCCACCACCAGGGCGTTGCCTCGCTGGTTATCTAGTATTTGCAAACCGTTCATTGTCGACTCCCTTCAGGTGCTGTGACTGGTGGCATTTGGCTCAGATAACGTCAGCTTTGGAGAAATCGAGCCAGGCCCTGTTCCATTTTCCCCGTTCCCTCCAGGTAACGATCACCCTGATGGTCTTGGTGTTCTGCAGAGGCCAGTCCTGGGCCACGTTCCAGTAGACATTGTATTGCTGGCCGAAGCCGCCAATCTGGATGGGATTGTTGGGGTCCTGGTGATCAGCCATGGGATTGGCAGCATCAGTGGGATTGTCCGCCAGGCCACTCTGACCGTTGTTGCTGCCTGCACCGTCGCTGAGGTCCGCGTGGGCATAAGGAAGCGACATGAGAGCTTCAATGCGCTCTTGGGCCAGAGTAACGGCTTCAGTAAGGCCAAAGGCGTGCACGTTGGTCTTGGTGGCTGAAACCTGCATGGTGGCTACTGCCATGAGTCCGAAGGCGAGGATGGCAATAGCGATGATGATCTCTAGCAGGGTAAAACCGCTGTCCTGTTGCAAGTTTTTCATAGCCCTTCCTTTTTGCTGGCGGGATGCTTGCTTTCTACAGTCCCATATTGCGACACTTTACTGTGGTGGACAGTAGACGCCGTCTGTTGTTGTCTGCAGGTGTGGTTATCTGGTCTCCTACCACATAGGTGTTTGCGTCAGTGAAGTCCCGCGAGATCCTGCTGGTCCTGGCGAGCAGCCAGATTCTCACCGCCCGTATCCTGCTAGTGGGAACAAGGGTTGTCAGAGCCGTGCCGTCCACAGTGCCGTTGCCATCCGTGTCGTCTGCCGCACTGATAACACCATCGCCGTTGCTGTCCAGGTCCAGGTCCAGAAAGCCGTCCGCGTCAGAGTCGATGGCCCAGATCACGTTGCCGCCGGAGGCGTCGAGTTCGCCATCCAGGTCGTTGTCAAAGGCGTAGGCAAAACCGAGGCCGTCTATATATTCGGCCAGAGTTTGGCTGCTGCCGCTGAAAGCATCCTGCCGCTGGAGTACAGGCACCCCGGATACCACAGCCGTGGTGTAAGTGATATTCTCGTTGCGATCTGCCACATCACCGTCACTGGCGATTGCTTCGTCTCCTTCATCCGTGCTGCCGTCGCTGTCGGTGTCGATGCCGTCATTGATGTCCTGGGTGAAAGTGATGCTGGTATCCGCGGCACTCACCACTGTTGCCGAGGCATTTCCTGTGGGATCGAAGCCTGCCATCCTGATCTCGTGGGCCATCACATAGAGCGCTGCCCGCAGGTTTTCCTGCATCTCGGCAACCTGCTCCTGGGCAATGTAGGAATCCTGCTGGGCCTTGTAGGTCGAATACACCGCTCCCATGACAGTAAGGGCAACTGCCAGGGCCACGATGAGCTCCACCAGGGTAAAACCTGCTGGTGTACTCTTGGAGCCTTTGTAAAGAAATTGACCCATAACAATGTCCTTCCATGCAGTGCTGACAGCCGGTTACACCGGACCGTTCAACCTGACGCTGCCAGCTGCGGCCACCGCCACATTGTAGGTTTTCTCTCCATTGGTAAGAGTGACTGTGCTGCCACCACCCACCACGGGAAAGCCGCGGTTGCTGTACTGGACGATGGGGGCGGTGGTAGCACTCAGAGTGACGCCCTGGGGCATGGTGAGCTGGCGGAGAATCTCGCCGGGCTCCGGAGACTGGTTGCCGGCAGTACCGCCGCCTGAACCGTCGTCGATGAAAATGATGCAGTTGCCGCTACCTGGACCTCCAGTATTGACTTGAATCAATATGGAAGTGTTGCGCCTGGCTGCTTCCATCCTGGCAAACTGCATCTGACAGACCACATCCCGGGCGGTTTTCCTCAAAGTGGCATTGTTCCGCCAGTCGGCAAAGTTGAGTGCGGCGTAGAGCAGCATGATGCCAATGATGGCCACAATCACCACCAGCTCCACTACAGTGAAGCCTGCACCCTGCCAAAGGCTCTGCCCACCATGAGTCCCCGCACTCCCTGGCACTGGTCTTTCTGCGATCAGCCGTCCAGCTCCTCGGGTAATTGTCATTTCAACACCCTCTCTGCAGAGTTGATGAAAAATCTCAGTACACGGTGCATAGACCTTTCAGCAAAGGATATGCCAGAGAGGAAAACAAAGGAGGACTAGTTTGCAGATACAGGCTGATTAATGATTAAAATTAAATATACTAAGATGTTACGAGAAGAACAACGTGATTCCACTGTCCTAATTTAAGGGGTATCCTATAAAAAGTTTTAAGAGTCTAAAAAGTTTTTATAGCAACAAGAGCGCTCTGGTCATATGATTAAATCGTTGTAAGCCTTGAGCTCAAGCGGCCTAAGCCTCTAGCTTGCCATCAGGATTTGTTCGTTTAGGGGTGCAGGTGCGCGCAGATGTGACACCTGCACCCTCTGATGGCCATCCGTTTAGGGGAAACCAATGTTTGTCAGACAATCAGAAGTAAGCGAATCCAGGGTGGCATCGATAGAGAGATAATCGTACATCGCATCTGGCACGACGATATCGAATTGTATTTCTCCACTTGCAGGAACAATTTTAGACTGCTCAAAGTCAGCGCCGTTGAGGCTGCAGTCGCCAGAAGCATAGAGTTGCACAACTGCTCCCGGATCTGCCGCAACCACGATGGTATAACCAATGAGAGGTGCTCCTGACACTGGATCCCAATCTGTGTAGCCATTGGCTTTGAAAGAAACTAGCGTCGGATCAGGCGGTACAGGGGGATTATCGTCTGTGCTTTTGACATTGACCTCCGGGCATTTCACTTGAATTTCACCCACATCAGTTACGCAGCGGGCCTTGACATTTACCTCAACCGGGGCATTGGCTACGCCTGCTACCGCAACCACCAGTCTGTGACTACCTCTCGGAACATTATAGAGGGTGAACTCCCCTAGCTCATTTGTCTTGGCAGTGAATGATTCGCCGGCCAAATAAACTAGGGCGCCGGACACAGGAGACGGATCTTCTTCGCAAACCACTGTGCCGCTAATGTCGCCGCTGCGAACCAGGCGCGCCCAGGGATGCACTCTCTCCATGTCCTGGGCACTCCTCTGGTAGTGCCTTCCCCAGCCTGTATGCCACCAACCAGCAGAAACGCTGGAGGCAAAAAAGAGCAGCAACACTGCACAGGCAAGCACGCCAAGCATATATTTTTTCATTGTCATCCTCCTTCCTCCTTCACCGAGGAGCCTTTTTTCGTATCTTTTGATGTACGAGAGGTGAGCAATTAGGGTGCCATAAGTGAAATTATGATAAAGGCCTGGCTGAAATAATGTTCAATAATAATGAGTTGGAGGCATAAAAAAGAGTAGACACCATGTTTATTGGCAGGGGATAGAAGGTTGATTTTCACAGCAAAATGCTGTTTTAGGGTGCATATTTTGTCACTTTTTTGACAATACGGGGCATAACAACAGAATACGACCTTAAGAGCGTGATACTTAAACTGGTTTTTATTAGAAGTAGATAGCCTACTGATATGTGTGATGTATACATTTATATATTTTCCTTTGTGTTCATCTATCAAAGATGTCCCAGAGCTGGCTCTTGTTTCAAAGAACACGGAAAACTATTCGAAGTTCCTGTTCGCCATAATCCTGCTTGGCAGAGGCAGCAGGTTGCCGACGCACCTCGACTATGTCCAGAAGTTTTGCGGAATCGCTTGAGGTTCGTTTTGAATCAGGATTGGCACGTGAAGCGGATAATGGCAGTTCACCAGAATAAAAGAGGGAAAACAAGCAATTCCAATATAGTGTCTGTTCTCGGCAAGCTGACAGGTAAGCCACAACAGCTGTCTGGGAGGATAGGCCTCCGACCGCCTTGCAGGGCGGTCGGAGGCAGTGCTGGCTATTCCTCTTGCCAGGAGACTTTGCCGGACTTGGTAGCCCCGGGGTTGGCCTGCTGGATTACGGCGATGGCACCCGTGCTTATCTGGACGAAGGCCTTGGAACCCTTTTCCCTTCCAGAATGGATATTGGGGGTTATGGTAAGTCCCTTACCCATGTCGATGCTTTTGAGCACTTCCGGGTTGCCG encodes the following:
- a CDS encoding prepilin-type N-terminal cleavage/methylation domain-containing protein, with the protein product MKNLQQDSGFTLLEIIIAIAILAFGLMAVATMQVSATKTNVHAFGLTEAVTLAQERIEALMSLPYAHADLSDGAGSNNGQSGLADNPTDAANPMADHQDPNNPIQIGGFGQQYNVYWNVAQDWPLQNTKTIRVIVTWRERGKWNRAWLDFSKADVI
- a CDS encoding PilW family protein translates to MGQFLYKGSKSTPAGFTLVELIVALAVALTVMGAVYSTYKAQQDSYIAQEQVAEMQENLRAALYVMAHEIRMAGFDPTGNASATVVSAADTSITFTQDINDGIDTDSDGSTDEGDEAIASDGDVADRNENITYTTAVVSGVPVLQRQDAFSGSSQTLAEYIDGLGFAYAFDNDLDGELDASGGNVIWAIDSDADGFLDLDLDSNGDGVISAADDTDGNGTVDGTALTTLVPTSRIRAVRIWLLARTSRISRDFTDANTYVVGDQITTPADNNRRRLLSTTVKCRNMGL
- a CDS encoding GspH/FimT family pseudopilin, encoding MTITRGAGRLIAERPVPGSAGTHGGQSLWQGAGFTVVELVVIVAIIGIMLLYAALNFADWRNNATLRKTARDVVCQMQFARMEAARRNTSILIQVNTGGPGSGNCIIFIDDGSGGGTAGNQSPEPGEILRQLTMPQGVTLSATTAPIVQYSNRGFPVVGGGSTVTLTNGEKTYNVAVAAAGSVRLNGPV
- a CDS encoding carboxypeptidase-like regulatory domain-containing protein: MKKYMLGVLACAVLLLFFASSVSAGWWHTGWGRHYQRSAQDMERVHPWARLVRSGDISGTVVCEEDPSPVSGALVYLAGESFTAKTNELGEFTLYNVPRGSHRLVVAVAGVANAPVEVNVKARCVTDVGEIQVKCPEVNVKSTDDNPPVPPDPTLVSFKANGYTDWDPVSGAPLIGYTIVVAADPGAVVQLYASGDCSLNGADFEQSKIVPASGEIQFDIVVPDAMYDYLSIDATLDSLTSDCLTNIGFP